The sequence CGCCGTTTGCGCAGGCGGGCGGCGGTGTAGCGCTCGCCGAACAAGGTGTCGAACAGGGCCATGGGGAATACCGGTGGGCTGCGGAGGGTCTGGTGCTCATTGTCGCGCTTTGCCCGCCATGCACCGCTTTGGCACATTCATTGCGTGCGTTGTGTGCATGCAGATCGACACGCCCACCCCGAACACCCGCGCCTGGGGCGACCCGCTGGCGCTGCTGCTCGCCTCCACCGGCGAGGGGGTGTTCGGCATCGATCTCGACGGCCTGTGCGTGTTCATCAACCACGCGGGCGCCCGCATGATCGGCTTCGAGCCGGACGAACTGCTGGGCCGCAACATGCACGACCTCACCCACCATTCGCACGCCGACGGCGCGCACTACCCGGTGGACGACTGCCCGATCTTCAAGGCCTTTCTGGAAGGCCTGCCCTGCCGCATCGACTCCGAGGTGTTCTGGCGCCGCGACGGCTCCAGCTTCCCGGTCGAGTACTCCAGCCACCCCATACTCGACGAGGGCGCCGTGCGCGGCGCGGTCGTGACCTTTGTCGACATCACCGAACGCAAGCGCGCCGCCGACGCCCTGCAGCGCGCCAAGGACGAGCTGGAAGAGCGTGTGGGTGAGCGCACGCTCGCGCTGGCCACGGCCCTGAAGCAGGTGCGCGAGCTGGCCGCGCGCTCGGAAGCCGTGCGCGAGGAAGAGCGCACCCGCATCGCTCGCGAGGTGCACGACGAGCTTGGCAGCCTCCTGGTGGCCCTCAAGATGGACGTGAACTGGCTGGACAAGCGCCTCTCCGAACAGGAGCAGCGCACGCTGGAGGCGGCGGGCGACATGCGCGAACGCATGCGCTGCAAGTGCCAGAACATGAGCCGCCTGATCGAGACCGCGGTGGACAACGTGGGCCGCATCATCACCGACCTGCGCCCCAGCATCCTGGACCACCAGGGCCTGTGGGCCGCGCTCGAATGGCAGGCGCAGGAGTTCGTGCAGTCGGCCGAGATGTCCCTGAACTGGTGCATGGAGGTGGACGACGCACCCGACCCGCCCGAGCCGCTGGCCATGGGCGTGTTCCGCATCTTCCAGGAGATGCTGAGCAACGTGGGGCGGCACGCGCGCGCCGACCGCCTGGGCGTGCACATCGTCGTGCGCGGGACGTCGCTGCAACTCACCGTGCAAGACAATGGCGTGGGCGCGCCGGCCCAGGCTTTTGAGGCGGCCGATGCCTACGGCGTGATGGGCATGCGCGAGCGGGCGCGGCATTTTGGCGGCGACATTCACATCGACAGCGCACCAGGACAGGGCACCCGCATGGGCCTGACGGTGACGCTGCCCTCCGGAGACGTGGCTTGAATACGCAGTTCGACCTCATGACCGAAACCATCCGCGTGCTGATCGGTGACGACCACCGCATCGTGCGCGAGGGGCTCAAGCAGATCCTGGCCGACGCCCCCGATGTGCAGGTGGTGGCCGAGGCGCAGACCGGCCCCGAGGTGCTCGACGTGGTGAGGGCCTTCCACGGC is a genomic window of Hydrogenophaga sp. RAC07 containing:
- a CDS encoding sensor histidine kinase, encoding MQIDTPTPNTRAWGDPLALLLASTGEGVFGIDLDGLCVFINHAGARMIGFEPDELLGRNMHDLTHHSHADGAHYPVDDCPIFKAFLEGLPCRIDSEVFWRRDGSSFPVEYSSHPILDEGAVRGAVVTFVDITERKRAADALQRAKDELEERVGERTLALATALKQVRELAARSEAVREEERTRIAREVHDELGSLLVALKMDVNWLDKRLSEQEQRTLEAAGDMRERMRCKCQNMSRLIETAVDNVGRIITDLRPSILDHQGLWAALEWQAQEFVQSAEMSLNWCMEVDDAPDPPEPLAMGVFRIFQEMLSNVGRHARADRLGVHIVVRGTSLQLTVQDNGVGAPAQAFEAADAYGVMGMRERARHFGGDIHIDSAPGQGTRMGLTVTLPSGDVA